In Thalassotalea fonticola, a single genomic region encodes these proteins:
- a CDS encoding gluconate 2-dehydrogenase subunit 3 family protein, which produces MGNLNRREFIAGLAAMLGTAAMTPGLANAVNIGLTFKPSGSNIIFSEQQMMLVARIADIIIPATDTPGAIDAGVHLYIDHIAANWMNKQESNRLLAGIDKIDADAKAKYDSGFLALDNKIQIAIVQALDDNLAQEPAYKMLKTYTVTGYYTSKIGMTVELNYDPIPGPYKEIPLSDVGKAWS; this is translated from the coding sequence GTGGGAAATTTAAATCGTCGTGAATTTATCGCCGGATTAGCTGCCATGTTAGGCACGGCGGCGATGACGCCGGGCTTAGCGAATGCGGTGAACATAGGTTTAACTTTTAAACCATCAGGCAGCAATATCATTTTTAGCGAGCAGCAGATGATGTTGGTTGCCCGTATTGCTGACATCATCATTCCAGCAACGGATACTCCGGGAGCAATTGATGCTGGTGTGCATTTGTATATTGATCATATCGCGGCTAACTGGATGAATAAACAAGAATCTAATCGCTTATTGGCCGGTATTGATAAAATAGATGCGGATGCAAAGGCTAAATACGATAGCGGTTTTCTTGCGCTTGATAACAAAATACAAATCGCTATTGTGCAAGCACTTGATGATAACCTTGCACAAGAACCTGCCTATAAAATGCTGAAAACTTATACCGTAACAGGTTATTACACGTCTAAAATTGGCATGACGGTAGAGCTTAATTATGATCCTATCCCTGGGCCGTATAAAGAAATTCCGCTTAGTGACGTTGGTAAAGCTTGGTCATAA
- a CDS encoding ThuA domain-containing protein: MKLLITLCRVLIAIVLISASSHNAAADSVQGSSTALVKQAKTPKIRVLVFAKTASFRHKSIAAGKLAIKKLGLSHGFEVEISENAAQFTYEALQQFNVVVFLNTTGDILTPKQQSAFERYIQAGGGFVGIHAATDTEYDWSWYGKLVGAYFASHPKQQIATILVDDNSHQSTVHLNSQWQRFDEWYNFRSLNPEVKVLLSLDESSYQGGKNGQHHPIAWYHEYDGGRAFYTGGGHTTSSYAEPQFLQHLLGGILYSASAQLTDK, translated from the coding sequence ATGAAGTTATTGATAACCCTGTGTCGTGTTTTGATCGCAATAGTACTCATTTCGGCAAGCAGCCACAATGCTGCCGCAGATTCAGTACAAGGGTCTTCAACAGCATTAGTCAAGCAAGCTAAAACACCTAAAATAAGGGTACTGGTTTTTGCTAAAACCGCTAGTTTTCGCCATAAATCAATCGCCGCAGGTAAACTTGCGATTAAAAAGTTGGGGCTGAGTCATGGCTTTGAGGTTGAGATATCGGAAAACGCGGCTCAGTTTACTTATGAAGCACTTCAGCAATTCAATGTAGTAGTTTTTCTCAACACCACCGGCGATATACTAACGCCCAAACAACAATCGGCGTTTGAACGTTATATACAAGCTGGTGGCGGTTTTGTTGGCATTCATGCCGCAACCGATACCGAATATGATTGGTCATGGTACGGTAAGCTTGTAGGTGCCTACTTCGCTTCCCACCCTAAGCAGCAGATAGCCACGATACTGGTTGATGATAACAGTCATCAATCGACTGTGCACCTCAACAGTCAGTGGCAACGATTTGACGAATGGTATAACTTTCGCTCGTTAAATCCTGAGGTAAAAGTATTGCTCAGCCTTGATGAAAGCAGTTATCAAGGTGGCAAAAACGGTCAGCATCACCCTATTGCCTGGTATCACGAATACGACGGTGGTCGCGCCTTTTACACGGGGGGCGGCCACACCACATCAAGCTACGCTGAGCCGCAATTTCTTCAGCATTTACTCGGCGGTATTTTATACAGCGCCAGCGCACAATTAACAGATAAGTAA
- a CDS encoding GMC family oxidoreductase: protein MIKTKNYDFDAIVVGSGMSGGYAAKEFCEKGYKTLVLDRGKPIEHGNYETEFKPPWEMEFRGKMHSEEIKEKYFIQKKGHGVSDYTKHHFINDLENPYIQGKPYLWTRSSKVGGKSVIWSRQSYRWNKLDFEANQKDGHGIDWPIRYDDLAPWYDYVEPFIGISGSYENLDELPDGQFLPPIPLNVVERQVKASIETNFPGRKMIPARVAHLTEPQPIHLELGRGQCQSRNQCGRGCSWGGYYSSVSGALPAAKRTGNLTLTANAQVQEVLYDSKTGKASGIRYVDTVSGETNIVTARVVFMCASTLGTLQILMNSTSDKYPDGIGNTSGVLGRYIMDHVHGAGANGIMPGHRDSYYKGRNPGGIYIPRFQNIKEQQSDYLRGYGYQGGASRSTRVNAQRANQTGIGKSFKEANREPGSWKFKVTSFGEVLPDFNNRVFLHASNKDQWGMPLLITNVAYGENEAKMKQDMMDSAVAMLKAAGLKNVRGYNKPMAPGRSIHEMGGACMGRDPKTSYLNQWNQSHEVANLFVTDGAAFSSVSCVNPSITFMALTARAVDYADKQLKSGII, encoded by the coding sequence ATGATCAAAACAAAAAACTATGACTTTGATGCCATTGTTGTTGGCTCAGGCATGTCGGGCGGTTATGCCGCAAAAGAATTCTGTGAAAAAGGTTATAAAACCCTGGTGCTTGATCGCGGTAAACCGATTGAACATGGTAACTATGAAACCGAATTTAAACCGCCATGGGAGATGGAATTTCGTGGCAAAATGCACAGTGAAGAAATTAAAGAAAAGTATTTTATTCAGAAAAAGGGTCATGGAGTTTCTGACTATACCAAACATCATTTTATTAATGATCTAGAAAACCCTTATATTCAGGGTAAACCTTACTTGTGGACCAGAAGTTCAAAAGTTGGAGGTAAATCGGTGATCTGGTCGCGTCAAAGTTATCGTTGGAATAAGCTGGATTTTGAAGCCAACCAAAAAGATGGCCATGGTATTGATTGGCCTATTCGCTATGACGACCTTGCCCCCTGGTATGATTACGTTGAGCCTTTTATTGGTATATCCGGTAGTTATGAAAACCTTGACGAACTACCTGACGGCCAATTTCTGCCACCTATACCACTTAATGTGGTTGAGCGACAAGTCAAGGCGTCGATAGAAACAAATTTTCCGGGGCGAAAAATGATTCCCGCCCGGGTTGCCCATTTAACTGAGCCGCAACCGATCCATTTAGAGCTTGGCCGAGGCCAGTGTCAAAGTAGAAACCAATGCGGTCGAGGCTGTTCTTGGGGCGGCTATTACTCTTCTGTTTCAGGAGCGCTGCCGGCAGCAAAACGTACCGGTAATTTAACCTTAACCGCCAATGCGCAGGTACAGGAAGTTTTATATGACAGTAAAACAGGTAAAGCCTCAGGGATCCGTTATGTTGATACGGTTAGCGGAGAAACCAATATAGTAACTGCCCGTGTTGTTTTTATGTGCGCATCGACGCTTGGCACATTGCAAATTCTAATGAACTCTACTTCAGATAAATACCCAGATGGCATCGGTAATACCAGTGGTGTACTTGGCCGTTATATTATGGACCACGTGCATGGCGCGGGCGCGAACGGCATAATGCCTGGCCACCGTGACAGTTATTACAAAGGCCGTAACCCGGGAGGTATTTATATACCACGCTTTCAAAACATCAAAGAGCAACAGTCTGATTATCTACGTGGTTATGGCTATCAAGGCGGTGCTAGCCGAAGTACGCGAGTAAATGCACAACGAGCGAATCAAACTGGCATTGGTAAAAGCTTTAAAGAGGCGAATCGTGAACCCGGTAGCTGGAAGTTTAAAGTCACCTCTTTTGGTGAAGTATTACCTGATTTTAATAATCGAGTGTTTTTGCATGCCAGTAACAAAGACCAATGGGGCATGCCGTTATTGATTACCAATGTTGCTTATGGTGAAAATGAAGCAAAGATGAAGCAAGATATGATGGATAGTGCGGTTGCAATGCTAAAAGCCGCGGGCCTAAAAAACGTGCGTGGCTATAACAAACCAATGGCACCAGGAAGGTCTATTCATGAAATGGGCGGCGCCTGCATGGGCCGCGATCCTAAAACATCATACCTTAATCAATGGAACCAAAGTCATGAAGTAGCGAACTTGTTTGTTACCGATGGCGCGGCATTTTCTTCGGTTTCGTGCGTTAACCCCTCGATCACCTTTATGGCGTTAACAGCAAGGGCGGTTGATTATGCAGACAAGCAGCTTAAATCAGGTATTATTTAG
- a CDS encoding sulfatase-like hydrolase/transferase has product MNYLKRLMAIAVFTTSMFAQAAETRPNIVLILADDVSPDMFSAFGQEGSASTPNIDKLAAQGVMFKTAYATAKCASSRVEIMTGRYADTTGVYVNEIWMGDSRHNVYSDNIPFSRVLKDAGYATAITGKWHAGVQMPHDDVLAFDEYALWESTKEISKLTGSPTFTGLMEDHKTTSRYWHPGFVKNGKLMDTKPTDYGVDIEAEFIMEFMEKSVKAKKPFLAYWPTVAPHGTRTGMPTNPLRGTPGILGKKSSDATGEDTARFKSLIEYLDLKVGEVVAKVESLGISDNTVIIFTSDNGTAVTAKTRGVERGSHVVHIAAGAGVKKRGATDELTDLSDITPTLIDLAQAWDFVPEGHKFDGTSLQSFYAGETDVHRDWVYGYAATSQIFRTKNYMLEVVNPVMNMPNGRFYYTADNRFGHGYVLADGNPEHAKARAEFDGFMQQLPAITKEHPHWKTKAGKKVLKNLAKPAVIEKHLYNHKDYKRYDETYTDND; this is encoded by the coding sequence ACCAGTATGTTTGCCCAGGCGGCAGAAACTCGACCGAATATCGTGTTGATATTAGCGGATGATGTTAGCCCTGATATGTTTAGTGCGTTTGGCCAGGAAGGTTCAGCCAGTACCCCAAATATCGACAAGCTCGCTGCCCAAGGCGTAATGTTTAAAACCGCTTATGCCACGGCGAAATGTGCCTCTAGCCGAGTAGAAATTATGACTGGTCGTTATGCAGACACCACCGGTGTGTATGTTAATGAAATTTGGATGGGAGATTCTCGCCATAATGTTTATAGTGACAATATCCCATTTAGCCGAGTGTTAAAAGATGCCGGGTATGCAACGGCAATTACCGGTAAATGGCACGCTGGCGTACAAATGCCGCATGATGACGTACTTGCCTTTGATGAATATGCATTATGGGAAAGCACCAAAGAAATTTCTAAGTTAACTGGTTCGCCAACGTTTACCGGTTTAATGGAAGATCATAAAACAACCTCACGTTATTGGCATCCTGGCTTTGTTAAAAATGGTAAATTGATGGACACCAAACCAACGGATTATGGCGTAGATATTGAAGCTGAATTTATTATGGAGTTTATGGAAAAAAGCGTAAAAGCAAAGAAGCCATTTTTAGCTTATTGGCCAACCGTTGCACCACATGGTACTCGTACTGGCATGCCAACCAATCCATTGCGAGGTACACCTGGGATACTTGGTAAAAAATCGAGTGATGCAACAGGTGAAGACACAGCACGTTTTAAATCGTTAATTGAATACTTAGATTTAAAAGTGGGAGAAGTTGTGGCGAAAGTAGAATCATTAGGCATTAGTGATAACACTGTAATTATTTTCACCTCAGATAATGGCACCGCGGTTACAGCGAAAACTCGTGGCGTAGAGCGCGGCTCGCATGTTGTTCATATTGCCGCTGGCGCCGGAGTTAAAAAACGTGGTGCTACCGATGAGTTAACTGATTTATCAGATATTACCCCAACGTTAATTGACTTGGCACAAGCATGGGACTTTGTTCCTGAAGGGCATAAATTTGATGGCACCAGCTTACAGTCTTTTTATGCAGGTGAAACCGACGTCCATCGTGATTGGGTATATGGCTATGCTGCTACGTCACAAATATTTAGAACCAAAAACTATATGTTAGAAGTGGTCAACCCGGTAATGAATATGCCGAACGGCCGTTTTTATTACACTGCCGATAACCGTTTTGGTCATGGTTATGTACTTGCCGATGGTAACCCTGAGCACGCCAAAGCTCGCGCTGAATTTGATGGCTTTATGCAGCAATTACCGGCAATAACGAAAGAGCATCCGCACTGGAAAACCAAAGCCGGTAAAAAAGTATTAAAGAATTTGGCAAAACCTGCCGTTATTGAAAAGCACCTTTATAATCACAAAGATTATAAACGTTATGATGAAACTTACACTGATAACGATTAG